CAAAAAGAATGCTTACACTTCCACACTAATaggttttcactttaaaacaacatCTCAGAATAAATATCTGTCCAGACGAGTGGTTTAGCACAGTGTCAGTGGTAATCCTCCATTGGTCAGATTCACATGGTGGCCATTTTCCTCTGACATAAGGCTCAGGGTTAAAATGAAGCTAAAATTCATATCCAGTTCATACTACTGTGTTTAGTTCCTATACATCCAGAGAATCTgacacatttttttgacatttcactGCGTTCAGTTTGATCAAAAACTGAAAAGACAATCCTTGGGCCACACTTACAATTAGAACACTGCATTTGATAACTATTCAAGTACTGTTACATGATCCCGTAGGTATGTAATTAAGTCTGTAAGGAAAATATACTTAATATAATAAGCCACAATGGAATGATAACTGTCTTGGTGGATGtaaacatcatcatcataatcatcctGTTTCAGTTAATAGTAACATATTGTCACATAGCATTACTTAATCAGAGTGTTACTGACCTTGACTGAAATAAAGGCacaggctgttttcttttttatatttcagaATCAATTTATCCCTTTACTGTTATATCatgtaaaaataatgaaatagttATATTAGCTAAAAAGTGGATGGATGCTTATGTAATCTGGTTATCACATACATTGTTTTACCTGTAAATATCGCCCATTTTTCCTCTGGATTTTCAGTACATCTAATGTATTTTCAATTGTAGATCAATCAGGAAGCAGTGAAACTATAATGATTTGAACCTCTGTTTTGTTGCATTATCCTTGAGCCTCACATCCTAAACATGAAGGGTGTAGAAAATGGTCACAGCATGAAAATAACATACCTGCCTTTATATATGTGTAAGTATAAATATAGCAACATGGTAAAATGCTAaatgcagtagcagtagtagtagagaCATAAAGACAAAAATGGCTTTAATAGCTTGTTTTTGGGAAACGGTCCCGTGATATGAGACAGTGACTAATAATAGCCAGTCAAaagtgttttaaaataaaaatgtattagtGTGGACAAAGCTTGAAAGACATTGGGGTTACAGtgtttgcacatacagtatatgagACTGGCTACCATAAAACATAGTGGGTAATACACTGAATACAGAGGATGGTATTTTTACGTGTCATGGCCCTCATCCAAACCTGAAAAGTGCCCCTCAAATGTTCCAGTGAATGTCTGAATGTCTGTGTTCTTAATTTCTTCATGCATTTGTGGTCTCAACCTGAAGAATCTAAATTCTAAAAACTCTCATTAAAAAGTCTATTAGTGTCCTCCTGTGGACCAATCATCAGTCTCAGAATTAAAGGAAGGCGGGGCCGCTTGTGCTCCTTATGTCAAATCCCTGAGCATAGTCGCTGAACATTCAGAACCCATTGGCCAAGGCTTAGGCACAGGAAAATAGGAAATGGGAAACAGGAAACCACTTTGTCCTCATCTCTGTGAGCCCCCACTCTCTACGGTAGCAGAAAGAGAGGGATGATGGGAGTTGCAGTTTTAGTGTCAATAAGGAGCCTGGCGGAAAGGCGTATGGTGAAGGTTTTAGAGTGTCAGTGCCGGGGGCGGTAAGAACTGTAGGATCTGGGGTAGAGGGGAGTATAGTGAGAGGCGTGGCTGTGGGAGGTGGAGGTGTTGGAGTTGGTGAGGTAGGAGCTGGAGGGGGTGAAAGCAGAAGTGTTGTGGTAGGAAGGTGAATAGCTATAAGAGGATGAGGGGGAATGGGTAGATGAGTAAGCAGAAGATGAAGAAGGTGTGTAAAGGACAGAAGAGCGTGTGAAGCTAGAAAACGGACGAGTTCGTGGTGACGGGCTCCAGGTGGAGCGTCTGAGCCCTAAAATGGGGGATCGGTATGGAGATGAGGGGGCAGATCCAGGCTGGGTGGGCCTggtggatgaggaagaggaaagcGAGTCTGGGGTATAGTGCCTTGAGAGGCCTGAGCTACGGGGCGCGATGTTGACACTGAAACTGTGAGAGTCAACCACAACCGTCCGCACCCCCAGAGTCCACTGGGAATGAGCCAGCCTCAAAGGGGTTGAGGGCGGGGTTCGGGCTGACGGAGACGAGGGGGCCTCCAGAGATGGGGGGCTCTCTGGGGCTGCAGGCAGAGCTGCTGATGCGACAGCTTGCAATGACGGACTGCGAGGGGGCATGTGTGACATTGGGGAGGTGAGGACTGAGGCCAGAGCTGCAGCAGCTGCACTGACCACAGATGGGCTGAGGGGCACAGAGGGGCTGTCGGGGAGCAACGACGTAGGACTAAAGAGGCTTGTAGGGGGGAGGGGACTAGGGGGCAAAGCTGAAGAACTGCCCAGGGGTGAGTCGGAGGCTGAAGTCGAGGCTGGGGGACTTACTTTAGGGGTGCTGGTCTTCCCGCGGGTCAGTCTGCTCCCGCGGGTGCGGTGGGTCTGCTCCTGATCGAAGGCCAGGTCCTCTAGGCGCTGGGTGAGGGCCAGTTTCTGCTGGATGGCCATCCTCAACAGGGAGTTGAGCGTCTTCTTCTCGTCCTCTGCTGCAGCCAGCTGCCTCTGCATCTCATCCAGCTGAGTCACATACTCATCACACCTGAGGACAGTGGATTAGGAGAACTCAGAGCCTACGCTCAGACTGCAGCCAAGTCAGAGCACAGgtggaaaaaatacaaactacTTCACTCCAGTAAAAGTACAGACATTTGAGTATGAGAAACACCTTCTACATCTATAGTCTTTTTTAAAATCTGTACTTCTTTATGAGAAAACTGTGTCTTTTTCCACCTCTGCCATTAAGAAATCCCCTCCAAATGTGTCTCCACTAGTGAAGACACCAACATCAATTTATTGCTAGTTTTGATGACAGCAGAGCAGAGTACTGAGGCTAAGAAGTCCCATGTGTCAGTTATTGTGCTGTCTCTTACCTGGTGGCGAACATGGCTCTCAGGGAGGAGAAAGTGGCGGCGTCCTCCTTCAGGGCTTTCAGCTCATTCCTCAGCTTCATCATGGTGTCAGTCACCATGGACTTCTCTGCCTCATACTTACTCTTAAGGTTAGCTAGAGCGACCTCTGCTGTCTGttttaacacacaaacacaaatacaagtcACACATTTTAATCACAGGTGAGGACTGATAAAACCTGTCCGATCTAAATGGTATTGGGTATGCTATCttctagtgcagtgtttttcaaccttggggtcgggacctcatgtggggttgcctggaattcaaatggggtggcctgaaatttctagaaattgataaaactcaaaataaaaacgtactattaaaaaatgtatgttgatttgacagagacaatcacaatccataaaagacatgacaaactgtgaagctgaaactgaagcactgtggtactgtttatctttcaaatgttcattgtggttggtttcagatgctgcagctctttcataattcatagtttgagttcttgtttgttcagtattaattgtcagcccttgtaaatccaagctggactgactgtacatatcctgaccaaggaaaataaaattctccctttgtgcagtaatctacacctggctttactgcctccgtccataataatatacattatatagactaaatgtcatctaaaattaacgtttatttgcaacatagtatagcaaactattacatgatcaaaaacaaattaattttagaaaaaaaaatgtcttggttttgaatgtctggggtcaccagaaatttgtgatgttaaaatggggtcacgagccaaaaaaggttggaaaccactgttctaGTGTGTAAAACCATAGTAGAACAGTTGACAGTTATGTTCAGACATTTTGTTGATGGATGGTGTTAGCTCTAGCCTTCTAAGCAGAATGGTATgtaaaacaggcaaaaaaaaccaaaacaaaacaagaaaacaataGTGATTGAAAAAGATGTGTCCCTAAATCAACCTGTATCTTGTGACAACAGTTGGACAATAAATAGTTCAGTTCATTCCCAGAGGCTACTGTTAAAAATCACCCTTCTGGATCTCTGCTGGTTTTGACCattttgtatatttgttggtGAAATATAATACAGAAGAGGCTATTTGAGCCATTATGATATCCCACAATTAATGCACAAAACAGATATTTGACAGCAGTACAAAACAAAGTCAACAGGATATGTACTGAATGATATTTCTTTGGAAATCTGGCTTTATGTGAGTACCCACTCAGGTTTTAACTTTCTTCTGTCATACATCTTGATAAGGAAGAGTGTAATTAGATAGGAGCTTTCTTGAGTTAGGGGTTCATTATTTAACATCTGCTGTGTGTGTATCTCTGTTTCCCTGAAGCTGGAATAATACATTTCTTCATCATGTATAAACATAACTGTCCATCCTAAACATTAACTACTGTCCTAGTCTGTTTCCTGATTTGGATCTGTATAAATTATATACAGTTGTGGTCGAAAGCTGACTTAAATGCAAGTCAATAATTTTACTCCAGGAATTATTACAGTCTGATTAACCTTATTTGGTACCAACTGGTACCTACACACCCTGAATGCGCACATTACTACAGCAAAGGGACAATTTAAAACATGGATATTTGACAAAACAATACCTTAATTTATCTTTAATTCATCTTTTATGTGTGAATACTTTAGAGCACTATTTACTAATCAATTATCTTCTTTGCAGCCTTCTGATCATCTGACCATTTGTATTTTTGGCCTACGACACAGTACTATGTAATTAAAACTGTTGGACACCTTCTTTAGTTATTGTACCAATGAACTGTCGTATATCACATCAAATACCTACAACTGGTATATTCAAAGTCTTGCATTTTCACTGTTGCCCatcaagtttaacccataaagacccaaacagcaactggcaactcaaatcatctactgatataaaatgtatgaaatctgttgatccactaatcctatcaatacatgtaagtaaacgatgtaaaacacagttattcatcttttcacggtcatcagatataacccatttggaagttcagaggctctgtggttaccatggaaacactgtcatcttctacaacattgatccaccagtaaaacccacgtacTTTGATAAATAACAATTAATGATAGGTTTTactagaaaagtcactttttcttaatgttttctctgtttttgatataaaaaccccaAATGTAATATCAGCTTGTtgtttaaagtacatgatcaatgactgaaatattggaaaatacctgattttcactgaaaaagtgcaaaatacagaggataatattgtgataaatggtgataaatcacttaagaaaggttagatagaaagaaaaattcatttgggaactgacacaaaagtagcactgggtctttatgggttaaacaaaatttggattttattttcatGAGATAGTTTTgagaatgtgatttattcttgatggatAAAGTCTAACTGGGATGTAGTCAGTATGTATTCATTGCACCTGGTTAAAGGTCATTATGGAtttgtagaaataggaataaaaagaggaatgtgtctgaaaatgaaaataaaatgattccATCGTCATGGGCAACAGCGTATTTACTTGTTTGAGCTGATAACGTCTGCCTCCTCACCTGTTTGTTGGCTTTGAGCACCAGTCTCAAAGTGGCGATCTGCTCTCTTTTGGTGCTGAGCAGAGACTTGAGCTTCAGGATCTCCTCCATGCAGCTTTCCTTGTCCTTATCCAGCAGAGGAGCCAGTTCCCTGGCTGCAGCTCTCTGTCTGGACAGCTGGAGAGACCTGTCCACCGCACGCTGGAGGTGCTTCACCTGGAGGAGCACAGGGGAGAGGGGAAGGGGAAAGAGGGTGAGGACAAGAGGAGATAAGAGGATACAAGGCAGTCTACTGGATACTGGAGGTCCGTAGTGGACAGGAGAAAGGGGTGAAGAAGAAGACAAGGAGtaaaggatgaggaagaggagagagaagagactGCACAGCTGAGAAGGCATGATAAGAAGGAACAGACAGACCTCAGTTTTTATAACAGTGTCCCATCTAACTGAACAGAGGAGGTAGGGGGGAGCAGAGAGGAGCACTTCCAACAGATGTCAAACTAACACCTCTGTTGAGGAGCAACAATGAAAACTTTTACTCTGTTTTAAACTTCATTTTAATATGTAGAGGACAATGTTGTTTTTGGTCAGGCTGTGTAACCCCcccatatgtttttatttcagttttgttaCTTTTCTATGCTTTTTTTAcgacctccgccaaagaggttatgttttcatcatggtttgtttgtttgtttgttggcaagatagctcaaaaaatttatagacagattttgatgaaattttcaggaaatgttgatactggcacaaggaataaatgattaaactttggtggtgatcggtggggggggggctgatctgccttggtggaggtctgtgctctccgagtgcttttctagttccataTGTAATGATTTATTTCACTACAGAGAGAAATAACTGTAATATATTTGGGCAGAGTAGAGTTGACCTGTCATGCATCTGTCAGGAGTGAGGTGGATGTCCTACACAGACAGGTAGGGGAAGCCTGGGGGCATTAGGGGGTCTTTCATAAACAGAGCTGCTGATGACACAGTATGTGGTTATCCCAGTGTAATTTCATGTGTTACAGTACTGGTGATAATAAACACACAGTTACTACACCCTGAACACCTGGTTAATCCACCCATTGGTGCACTGCTACACTACACAAACTGCATCTGCCTATAACATTTCTGTTATGGTGGAGTGCTCTAATGTTTTACTGATGATCATAATGATGTACCCTTATTGATCTGTTTGAATGAAGGCCACACTAAGAGCAGACAGTGAACAGGTGAAGGGAACTCGAGTAAAAGGTACCAACAGTGGTATGTTTATTCACTTTGTTGGTCACAAAAGCCAACAGGTGAACAGGCAGCAGTCACAGGGGCCAGTATGTCATCATCAAACCACATCTGACATGCCCCATAACAGATAAATGGTTTTGATTGGCTGAACCCTTCAGTGGAGATCAGTTTTTAGTGGGTGAAGTACATCTAGTTTTCAGGCCACTGCTGAAATAATGTCAGCGTAACATAATGTATATTTGCTGGAAAGGAAAAGTTAAAAAATCAATAGAAAAGACTGAGAAAATGCATAAAGAGCAGTATATTTTACCTGGTCTCTGATAATGGCATTGAGGTTGTAGATGTTCATCGGCTCCCTGCGCAGCTCTCCGGGTGGCTCCAAAGcaggggatgatgatgatgacgatgatgaagaggCACTGACGCTGGGTGAGCGGGTTGGAGGTGTGCAGGGTGGCAGGCTTGGGTCAGAGGGCACCTGGAGGCTTTCCCTGTCCCCCTCCCTGTCCTCTCTGGTCACTTCCCCAGACAAGGGCTCTTTGGATGGAGACTCCGAGGGGCTCCGTGACTCCCCAGAGGTTGAGGTTGTAGAGGCGACAGCGGCCAGCCGCCTGGCGAGGCGTGGCGTGAGGAGGACTTTGCTGTTGTCTGTAGACATGGCTTTGAGACTGGCACTGAGGCCTCTGAGACCCCTGCCTTGTCTGGAAGAAATAGGAGAATGAACTTGAGTTTTTCATAGAGGAAGAATAGTAATATGATGTAGAATGAAGTCAAGAACCCTAAAAAGAATTTACAATGTATAGAGTTTCAGGATTGTTATGTCCTTACTCATGATCTTCCAGCCTCCGGCCTCATGCAGTAACCAGCTGTGACATTTGGGAGCAGGACTGTGTGTCTTAAGAAGGATGTTTGTAAATTCAAAGCCTTATATGTGGATTTTTAACAGTGTTCTGTCAGGATTTTTAAATGACAGATGTGAAAATCCTATAGGAAATGTCCTTCTATATGCTGTAAAATACACATTTGTAGGATTTCTATATTGGACAGAACGAATTGAAGCTTATTTGTAGCTGTTAATGGTAACAGCTGTAACACGTGATAACATTTTTCATATTTGGAACCTTAGCAATTCATTCTAAAAGAATATTAGGTCTTTAATTCAAGTCCTATGGCACCGCCTAAAAACACTGAGCCTCTATCTGTGGCTGAGAGTGTAACGCTTTGGCACTTACAAGAAATCTGTCTCTAATActcagtttttacccctcggctaACTCTGGacagaggggtattgtaattgttttgtcgtctgtctgtctgtccattctggccGATGGGGAATTTACACAGCATGTTATGTGGTATTCTGTGAACATGTAATTGTTTGACTGTTCTATAGTTTAACTCTGCATCAACATTGCACTTGTGTCATCATGAGTCAGAAATCCAACTGTAAAACTTTTTTGTGTAAAGcactaaaaacaatgaaatacattCTCCATATGACATTTCACTGTCAACACATTTCATTGATTAGACATTTATTGATCACTTGGTTGTAGAAAAGAGGACTATAACTTTACTTTGTCAGGAATACCGGACTGTTTATGGGTTTGTGCCTTATCTAGTGGTCTGGAGACCCCTGGAGGTCAGTGAaacaatttgttatgaattctaAAATAGTGCTGTAATATTCAAAATGCAGATATCTGTAGATGGGGACCATTTGTCTCAGTAAAACAGGCATATTGTGGTGCACTGAAGATTGTATCCAAAACATTCTAACGATCATTAACTTTAACTCAGAGCTAAAATGAGACCTGTAATAGTCCAGCATCACGCGGTTAGGCGTCTCATTGTTGCACAGACAGACGTGGTGGTAGAGTTGGGCGAGCTCCTCGCTCAGCGTCACCAGCTCGTCCTGAGCTGCGTTCAGGGCCCCCTGACTTTCACTGGCTGATGACTGAGCTGCCTGCAACTCCAGCTCCAGACTGGAGATCtacaaggagaaaagagacgaaatGAAAGCAGGGTCTTTGTTGATATCACAGCTCATTATCatcaataaaaccaaacaaattaAGATACGGCATGTGAGACATTCTACCTACAGAGGAACCGTGTAttcactgaagaaaaacaaatcaaacacCTTATCTTGTAATTATAAGATTAGGATCTCATAGATATAATATATCTCTTCTTATGATTACAGGATAAGTTTCTAATTTGTTTTGTGAATGTAATATGCTTCTAAACTACCAAACAGTTCTGTTCAGGAGCTTTTTGGGTTGATTACATGTTCATTTGgtgcttatttatttatcttttttttttttttttttttttactgttcattCAACGCAACATTAAATAACTTTTAATTTACAagttttcatttatgttttgttttattttcagcagGATGAAAACATTGTGTGAAGTAGATCTATTGACACATACTTGACCCAAAGTATATGTTTTCTATCTATATATCCATAGATATTTCAGCTGTTTTTTATTGCATCTTCTATTTGCACTTAAAAGGTGTGAAGAAGGttttacacttggcagaggtgtAAAAGTGAGTGTATTGATTAGCAATAAAAGGGATTAGGTGCAATGGACACAGGTTAAGTGAATAATTATGTGTGTCTGCATCTGGATCAATGAGGAGACAGAAATGCTATATTCGATAGTATTAgaattagtattattagtagtattagtattagaaaGACAAATCCAGTGAAACAACGCTGTAGTATGTATATATCCACACCGGCGTTTTGGTTTGTGATGAAATATCATGTAATGGATAGAAATATTGGATGTCTTTGCCTCGTCTAGAACTGTCTTTTGCAAAACTCAGTGAAAGTTTCACTCAGTTTGGCTGAAAATCtaattattaatataatttttaagGGCTTTAATACATGATGAGAATAACAGGTGAATATATCCAGgttctttttcatcattttcactaTCTCTGAGTGTCATAATCTCTGTGTGGCGTTACCTTCCGTTGGCCTTCGCGGCAGCTCTTCCCCAGTGAAGTGACTTGTGCTTCCAGCTTCTTCAGTTGAGTGTCTCCTCTTTGCTTCTCCACCATCGCCCCCTCCCCACACTGAGCCAGCCGTTCTCTCAAGGTCTTCAACTCTGCTTTGAGTTCCACCACCTCTGTCACAGCGACCCGGTACTTGCACTGAAGGATCTCCAGACCCGGCGTCTGGTAAGAGAACACTTGACTTTTGTTTACAGTTGCATTCTTATCCTCCTCGTTTACACCTGCCTCCTCCtcatcctggtccaggtccatcaGAGCCTCGCGGTTGAGCTGAGGCGTGGCGCTGCATTGGGCTTCGTAGGCCAGGTGGGCTCCTCGATGTAGGCGGCGCAGGGTAGTAACTTTCTGACTAAGGCGAAGGGCCTTTTCGTGCTGCTCGTTCAGGGCCCCCTGGGTGTGCTGGAGCTGGGTCTGAGACTCCTGCAGGCTGGTCATCAGGGCGACTTTCTCACGCTCAACCTGAAGGAGGCAGCAGAGGACACGCTGAACAATCACAGATGTGTCATATACTGTTTTATATGGAAGCACAGTGAATTCACTATGCAGTTAAGTTAGGTATTAATCAATCACATAACATGGAATGTATTGAAAAATGCTGATATATAAAACCAAAGcagcagtaaaatacaataaatgacaagtgtttttattgatCAATTCGATACTACAGTTTGAGACAAGTTTGGAGACACTGGTTCCCATGACATGGATGTTATTTAAAAATTATTATATATAGGTTGGTTAAAAGTTAATAATAAAGTACATTTTAGCTGGTGAATTTGACTGTGTTTTACAGTAACAAGTAACACAAGATACATGTTAAACTGAATAGACCTGGCTTTAACTCATTCAAATATTGGAAAAATGTGTAAATCGTGACACCAATGTCACAACTGGATATATTTATGGCATTATTACTGTCAAGAAGTTATTATGGCTTCACACAGGGGGGTGTACTCTGAACAGAGGCAGGATTTATGTGACCCATGACCTCTACAGCTGAGACAGTTCTAATCTATTTTAGTCTGGCAGTGTAATCAATGAATATACCATCTgacattttagtaaaaaaatctaaatttacaGTCACTAATAAACACCTCTCTAACCAACTGAGCTCATGCCTACAGATACACTTAGCAAATTAAACACATATTTTGACAAAAGGAGTCTGAgggtttttggggtttttgtgGGTGTTATCACTTTCTGTCACACTATttttgtcaaactacatttttaaaaaatgccctAATCTGTGATGAATACACAATTTGGCTTGATTTTGTGAATAAaagtgtataatatatatttttaaaaaatcaactgataataaTAATTGACTACAACTATGTGACTGTTTCACCTTTTCATTTCtccttaaagacctaaaccttTCCTAAATACTTGGTcatcattaattataatattatcttttgcacattgcatttttctgtgaaaatcagaaataactgaggaaaaactgactttttcagcaaaatatatcatcaattgAACATAAAAAGAAGCATCTACGTCCACTGCTGTTTATAAATCTACATGGGTTCCAttgttgaatcagtgttgcagaatatgatggtgttttcatgttctctacggagcctctgaacgtccaaacaaaTCATGTCTGATGCCAGTAACAAGATAAGTAACTGAACtgtacctgaattatttaaatgtattgataggatcagtggttcaaaagttattaaacattttagatcagtagatgcttttggtcaccaggaGCTGTTTACGtcttaaacacaaacacacaaaaaattgtgagcaaaaatctaaaaaaaacaaaaaaaaaaaaaaaaaaagactttagagAGAACagcagtggcggcaccaagggggggcatgggggggcaaatgcccccccccacccaagTCACAACCTTTGCacccccagttgcccccccacccagatttgggcaaatctttgggaaaattcaggcaacaaagaaatatgaaaaatctgtcaatgaaagcgtacataacacattttgatacacttataatacaaccaggcagacagcCCCCCCCCGCCTCCATGCACGCATCTATAGAAGGTTCtctcaaaggccagctggtcAGTGTCCAAAGCCCcactagagaaatatgtgaaagtagattgtacctattaataatcataacagaaagtctgagttgttcatgctgtagtttttaacaaataccctGAATACATTAAGtgttacctgattttacctaaaattgtcctctatataaagtgtaacggataggctata
This region of Sphaeramia orbicularis chromosome 12, fSphaOr1.1, whole genome shotgun sequence genomic DNA includes:
- the LOC115429952 gene encoding protein bicaudal D homolog 1-like isoform X2; its protein translation is MAAGGAGCGDTVEQCRAEVERLSRELAEANREKIRAAECGLVVLEENQSLKQQYADLEAEQEALRLELEQLQEAFGQAYSTQRKVAEDGETNEETLLQESATKEAYYMGRLLELQSELKHSRSTAANAQADNEHLSTLLQELRESNEMLELQRSRMREEIREYKFRESRLLQDYTELEEENISLQKLVSTLKQNQVEYEGLKHEIKVLEEETELLNSQLQDALRLKDISDTQLEEALESLKSEREQKNHLRRELVHHLSMCDVAYTGSAHLTFTSAPPSGTATPTTVLSPNSEEPSRCNGHLQSGTGAGTGAGTGAGTTPGPLPRSNGDCRGSGRKAEGASTSDLFSEMNITEIQRLKQQLMTVEREKVALMTSLQESQTQLQHTQGALNEQHEKALRLSQKVTTLRRLHRGAHLAYEAQCSATPQLNREALMDLDQDEEEAGVNEEDKNATVNKSQVFSYQTPGLEILQCKYRVAVTEVVELKAELKTLRERLAQCGEGAMVEKQRGDTQLKKLEAQVTSLGKSCREGQRKISSLELELQAAQSSASESQGALNAAQDELVTLSEELAQLYHHVCLCNNETPNRVMLDYYRQGRGLRGLSASLKAMSTDNSKVLLTPRLARRLAAVASTTSTSGESRSPSESPSKEPLSGEVTREDREGDRESLQVPSDPSLPPCTPPTRSPSVSASSSSSSSSSPALEPPGELRREPMNIYNLNAIIRDQVKHLQRAVDRSLQLSRQRAAARELAPLLDKDKESCMEEILKLKSLLSTKREQIATLRLVLKANKQTAEVALANLKSKYEAEKSMVTDTMMKLRNELKALKEDAATFSSLRAMFATRCDEYVTQLDEMQRQLAAAEDEKKTLNSLLRMAIQQKLALTQRLEDLAFDQEQTHRTRGSRLTRGKTSTPKVSPPASTSASDSPLGSSSALPPSPLPPTSLFSPTSLLPDSPSVPLSPSVVSAAAAALASVLTSPMSHMPPRSPSLQAVASAALPAAPESPPSLEAPSSPSARTPPSTPLRLAHSQWTLGVRTVVVDSHSFSVNIAPRSSGLSRHYTPDSLSSSSSTRPTQPGSAPSSPYRSPILGLRRSTWSPSPRTRPFSSFTRSSVLYTPSSSSAYSSTHSPSSSYSYSPSYHNTSAFTPSSSYLTNSNTSTSHSHASHYTPLYPRSYSSYRPRH
- the LOC115429952 gene encoding protein bicaudal D homolog 1-like isoform X1, encoding MAAGGAGCGDTVEQCRAEVERLSRELAEANREKIRAAECGLVVLEENQSLKQQYADLEAEQEALRLELEQLQEAFGQAYSTQRKVAEDGETNEETLLQESATKEAYYMGRLLELQSELKHSRSTAANAQADNEHLSTLLQELREQSNEMLELQRSRMREEIREYKFRESRLLQDYTELEEENISLQKLVSTLKQNQVEYEGLKHEIKVLEEETELLNSQLQDALRLKDISDTQLEEALESLKSEREQKNHLRRELVHHLSMCDVAYTGSAHLTFTSAPPSGTATPTTVLSPNSEEPSRCNGHLQSGTGAGTGAGTGAGTTPGPLPRSNGDCRGSGRKAEGASTSDLFSEMNITEIQRLKQQLMTVEREKVALMTSLQESQTQLQHTQGALNEQHEKALRLSQKVTTLRRLHRGAHLAYEAQCSATPQLNREALMDLDQDEEEAGVNEEDKNATVNKSQVFSYQTPGLEILQCKYRVAVTEVVELKAELKTLRERLAQCGEGAMVEKQRGDTQLKKLEAQVTSLGKSCREGQRKISSLELELQAAQSSASESQGALNAAQDELVTLSEELAQLYHHVCLCNNETPNRVMLDYYRQGRGLRGLSASLKAMSTDNSKVLLTPRLARRLAAVASTTSTSGESRSPSESPSKEPLSGEVTREDREGDRESLQVPSDPSLPPCTPPTRSPSVSASSSSSSSSSPALEPPGELRREPMNIYNLNAIIRDQVKHLQRAVDRSLQLSRQRAAARELAPLLDKDKESCMEEILKLKSLLSTKREQIATLRLVLKANKQTAEVALANLKSKYEAEKSMVTDTMMKLRNELKALKEDAATFSSLRAMFATRCDEYVTQLDEMQRQLAAAEDEKKTLNSLLRMAIQQKLALTQRLEDLAFDQEQTHRTRGSRLTRGKTSTPKVSPPASTSASDSPLGSSSALPPSPLPPTSLFSPTSLLPDSPSVPLSPSVVSAAAAALASVLTSPMSHMPPRSPSLQAVASAALPAAPESPPSLEAPSSPSARTPPSTPLRLAHSQWTLGVRTVVVDSHSFSVNIAPRSSGLSRHYTPDSLSSSSSTRPTQPGSAPSSPYRSPILGLRRSTWSPSPRTRPFSSFTRSSVLYTPSSSSAYSSTHSPSSSYSYSPSYHNTSAFTPSSSYLTNSNTSTSHSHASHYTPLYPRSYSSYRPRH